In Accipiter gentilis chromosome 21, bAccGen1.1, whole genome shotgun sequence, one DNA window encodes the following:
- the CHD1L gene encoding chromodomain-helicase-DNA-binding protein 1-like isoform X2 — protein sequence MVEARSNNSFNWAALVVDEAHRLKNQSSLLYKTLSEFSVGFSLLLTGTPIQNSLQELYSLLSLIEPDIFPREQVKEFVEYYQAIEKESEPAKELHNLLQPFLLRRVKSEVAAELPKKVEVVLYHGMSALQRKYYKAILMKDLDAFESETGRKVTLQNVLIQLRKCVAHPYLFNGVEPEPFEIGDHIVEASGKLCLLDKLLSFLYSGGHRVLLFSQMTQLLDILQDYMDYRGYSYERLDGSVRGEERHLAIKNFGQQPIFIFLLSTRAGGVGMNLTAADTVIFTDSDFNPQNDLQAIARAHRIGQHKPVKIIRLIGRDTIEEIIYRRAASKLRLTNAIVEGGQFALGAPKPQGAAELQLSEILKFGLDKLLSSEGSTIQDVELENILGETEGGKWVMDVVLPCKEEREEEDTENHMYVYEGKDYSKEPSREDRKAFDQLLDLQKTLTEETSKEGRALRNKANALLTGLREQSTRRKHLLSPEELEARRKKRQEAAAKRARLMEEKKKAKAEAEHKKKMAWWEANHYTSTCLPSEEGDSEEEFEEDEAGLNMDLDYKDADLNCIKYVMGDVTHPKAEEEDAIIVHCLDDSGRWGRGGLFTALEARSDQPRKIYEMAGKMKDLELGGTLLFPIDDKKSRKKGQDLLALIVAQHRDRSNNLSGIKLSALEKGLKKIYLAAKKRNATVHLPRIGYATKGFNWYGTERLIQKYLATRGIPTFIYYFPRNKGFSSASQPYSSSMTVSKP from the exons ATGGTAGAAGCCAGGTCTAACAACAG cTTTAACTGGGCTGCCTTGGTTGTAGATGAAGCTCACAGACTGAAAAATCAAAGTTCTCTGCTTTACAAGACGCTTTCTGAG TTTTCAGTAGGCTTCAGCCTGCTACTCACAGGCACTCCAATCCAGAACAGCCTTCAGGAACTGTACTCCTTACTCAGCCTTATTGAGCCTGACATCTTTCCTAGGGAACAAGTGAAAGAGTTTGTTGAGTATTACCAAGCGATCGAAAAGGAGAGTGAGCCAG CCAAGGAATTGCACAATCTTCTGCAGCCATTTTTGCTTCGAAGAGTCAAGTCTGaggtggctgcagagctgccaAAGAAGGTGGAGGTGGTTCTGTACCATGGAATGTCAGCTCTGCAAAGGAAGTACTACAAGGCCATTTTGATGAAAGATCTAG ATGCATTTGAAAGTGAAACAGGAAGAAAGGTTACACTTCAGAACGTCTTAATTCAGCTTCGGAAGTGTGTTGCCCACCCATACCTTTTCAATG GTGTTGAGCCAGAACCGTTTGAGATTGGAGACCATATTGTTGAAGCCAGTGGCAAACTGTGTTTGTTGGATAAACTCCTTTCATTCTTGTATTCTGG TGGCCACCGTGTCTTGCTGTTTTCTCAGATGACTCAACTGCTTGATATCCTGCAAGACTACATGGACTATAGAG GCTACAGCTATGAGCGGCTGGATGGTTCTGTTAGGGGTGAAGAGAGACACCTTGCCATTAAGAACTTTGGTCAACAGCCCATCTTCATCTTCCTGCTGAGCACCAGAGCAG GTGGAGTTGGCATGAACCTGACAGCAGCAGATACAGTTATTTTTACCGATAGTGATTTTAATCCACAAAATGACTTGCAAGCAATAGCACGAGCTCACCGAATTGGGCAGCACAA GCCTGTCAAAATTATCCGCTTGATTGGGCGAGATACAATTGAAGAAATAATCTACCGAAGAGCTGCTTCTAAGCTTCGGCTGACAAATGCCATTGTAGAAGGGGGTCAGTTTGCTCTGGGAGCACCCAAGCCTCAGGGAGCAGCAGAGTTACAG CTGAGTGAAATCTTGAAATTTGGCTTGGATAAATTGCTCTCCTCTGAGGGGAGTACTATACAGGATGTGGAACTAGAAAACATCCTTGGAGAGACAGAAGGAGGGAAGTGGGTCATGGATGTTGTGCTGCCAtgcaaagaagagagagaagaggaggataCAGAGA ATCACATGTATGTGTATGAAGGCAAAGATTATTCAAAAGAACCCAGCAGAGAAGATAGAAAAGCATTTGATCAGCTTTTGGATCTTCAGAAAACCTTGACTGAAGAGACCAGTAAGGAAGGGAGAGCTCTCCGGAACAAAGCAAAC gcCCTTCTCACAGGCCTCCGGGAACAGTCAACCAGGAGGAAGCACTTGTTGAGCCCAGAGGAGCTGGAGGCTAGGAGGAAGAAGcgccaagaagcagcagcaaagagagCAAGGCTcatggaggaaaagaagaaggcaaaagcagaggcagaacacaagaaaaa gaTGGCCTGGTGGGAGGCAAATCATTACACATCTACTTGCCTTCCTTCAGAGGAAGGTGATTCTGAGGAAGAATTTGAGGAGGATGAGGCTGGGCTGAACATGGATTTAGATTACAAAGATGCAGACCTGAACTGTATCAAGTACGTCATGGGAGATGTCACCCACCCCAAAGCAGAAGAGGAGGATGCCATTATTGTCCACTGTCTAG ATGACTCCGGCCGCTGGGGAAGGGGTGGTTTATTTACAGCTCTGGAGGCTCGTTCTGATCAGCCAAGGAAAATATATGAGATGGCAGGAAAGATGAAAG ACCTGGAGTTAGGAGGAACCCTGTTATTCCCCATTGATGACAAAAAGTCCAGGAAAAAAGGACAAGACTTG CTGGCCTTGATTGTAGCTCAGCACCGGGATCGGTCCAACAACTTGTCTGGCATTAAGCTGTCTGCTTTGGAAAAGGGCCTGAAGAAGATTTATTTAGCAGCCAAGAAAAGGAATG CAACAGTGCATCTTCCACGTATTGGGTATGCAACAAAAGGTTTCAACTGGTATGGTACCGAGCGGCTCATCCAAAAATATTTGGCAACACGGGGTATCCCCACTTTCAT ATACTACTTCCCTAGGAATAAAGGCTTTTCCTCGGCTTCACAACCATATTCATCTTCCATGACAGTCTCAAAGCCATGa
- the CHD1L gene encoding chromodomain-helicase-DNA-binding protein 1-like isoform X1, which translates to MSSFFQALRRAVSARAAGPGVEEADIYRWGLTGIQLRPYQIEGVNWLVQCYEVQHGCILGDEMGLGKTCQTISLLLYLTKKITNNERFLILCPLSVLSNWKEELERFAPGLSFVTYIGNKEERPKLQQNLKEQSRFHALLTTYEICLKDAAFLKFFNWAALVVDEAHRLKNQSSLLYKTLSEFSVGFSLLLTGTPIQNSLQELYSLLSLIEPDIFPREQVKEFVEYYQAIEKESEPAKELHNLLQPFLLRRVKSEVAAELPKKVEVVLYHGMSALQRKYYKAILMKDLDAFESETGRKVTLQNVLIQLRKCVAHPYLFNGVEPEPFEIGDHIVEASGKLCLLDKLLSFLYSGGHRVLLFSQMTQLLDILQDYMDYRGYSYERLDGSVRGEERHLAIKNFGQQPIFIFLLSTRAGGVGMNLTAADTVIFTDSDFNPQNDLQAIARAHRIGQHKPVKIIRLIGRDTIEEIIYRRAASKLRLTNAIVEGGQFALGAPKPQGAAELQLSEILKFGLDKLLSSEGSTIQDVELENILGETEGGKWVMDVVLPCKEEREEEDTENHMYVYEGKDYSKEPSREDRKAFDQLLDLQKTLTEETSKEGRALRNKANALLTGLREQSTRRKHLLSPEELEARRKKRQEAAAKRARLMEEKKKAKAEAEHKKKMAWWEANHYTSTCLPSEEGDSEEEFEEDEAGLNMDLDYKDADLNCIKYVMGDVTHPKAEEEDAIIVHCLDDSGRWGRGGLFTALEARSDQPRKIYEMAGKMKDLELGGTLLFPIDDKKSRKKGQDLLALIVAQHRDRSNNLSGIKLSALEKGLKKIYLAAKKRNATVHLPRIGYATKGFNWYGTERLIQKYLATRGIPTFIYYFPRNKGFSSASQPYSSSMTVSKP; encoded by the exons GCATCCAGCTTCGCCCTTATCAAATAGAAGGTGTAAACTGGCTGGTGCAATGCTATGAAGTCCAGCATGGCTGTATCCTGGGTGATGAGATGGGTCTTGGGAAGACTTGTCAG ACTATTTCTCTACTTctttatttgacaaaaaaaataacaaacaatgAGAGATTTCTCATACTTTGTCCTCTGTCCGTTCTGAGCAACTGGAAGGAGGAACTGGAGAG GTTTGCTCCAGGTCTTTCCTTTGTGACATACATAGGCAACAAGGAGGAGCGACCCAAACTGCAGCAGAACCTGAAAGAGCAATCTCGCTTCCATGCGCTCCTGACAACATATGAG atttgtctgaaagatgcagcatttctaaaatt cTTTAACTGGGCTGCCTTGGTTGTAGATGAAGCTCACAGACTGAAAAATCAAAGTTCTCTGCTTTACAAGACGCTTTCTGAG TTTTCAGTAGGCTTCAGCCTGCTACTCACAGGCACTCCAATCCAGAACAGCCTTCAGGAACTGTACTCCTTACTCAGCCTTATTGAGCCTGACATCTTTCCTAGGGAACAAGTGAAAGAGTTTGTTGAGTATTACCAAGCGATCGAAAAGGAGAGTGAGCCAG CCAAGGAATTGCACAATCTTCTGCAGCCATTTTTGCTTCGAAGAGTCAAGTCTGaggtggctgcagagctgccaAAGAAGGTGGAGGTGGTTCTGTACCATGGAATGTCAGCTCTGCAAAGGAAGTACTACAAGGCCATTTTGATGAAAGATCTAG ATGCATTTGAAAGTGAAACAGGAAGAAAGGTTACACTTCAGAACGTCTTAATTCAGCTTCGGAAGTGTGTTGCCCACCCATACCTTTTCAATG GTGTTGAGCCAGAACCGTTTGAGATTGGAGACCATATTGTTGAAGCCAGTGGCAAACTGTGTTTGTTGGATAAACTCCTTTCATTCTTGTATTCTGG TGGCCACCGTGTCTTGCTGTTTTCTCAGATGACTCAACTGCTTGATATCCTGCAAGACTACATGGACTATAGAG GCTACAGCTATGAGCGGCTGGATGGTTCTGTTAGGGGTGAAGAGAGACACCTTGCCATTAAGAACTTTGGTCAACAGCCCATCTTCATCTTCCTGCTGAGCACCAGAGCAG GTGGAGTTGGCATGAACCTGACAGCAGCAGATACAGTTATTTTTACCGATAGTGATTTTAATCCACAAAATGACTTGCAAGCAATAGCACGAGCTCACCGAATTGGGCAGCACAA GCCTGTCAAAATTATCCGCTTGATTGGGCGAGATACAATTGAAGAAATAATCTACCGAAGAGCTGCTTCTAAGCTTCGGCTGACAAATGCCATTGTAGAAGGGGGTCAGTTTGCTCTGGGAGCACCCAAGCCTCAGGGAGCAGCAGAGTTACAG CTGAGTGAAATCTTGAAATTTGGCTTGGATAAATTGCTCTCCTCTGAGGGGAGTACTATACAGGATGTGGAACTAGAAAACATCCTTGGAGAGACAGAAGGAGGGAAGTGGGTCATGGATGTTGTGCTGCCAtgcaaagaagagagagaagaggaggataCAGAGA ATCACATGTATGTGTATGAAGGCAAAGATTATTCAAAAGAACCCAGCAGAGAAGATAGAAAAGCATTTGATCAGCTTTTGGATCTTCAGAAAACCTTGACTGAAGAGACCAGTAAGGAAGGGAGAGCTCTCCGGAACAAAGCAAAC gcCCTTCTCACAGGCCTCCGGGAACAGTCAACCAGGAGGAAGCACTTGTTGAGCCCAGAGGAGCTGGAGGCTAGGAGGAAGAAGcgccaagaagcagcagcaaagagagCAAGGCTcatggaggaaaagaagaaggcaaaagcagaggcagaacacaagaaaaa gaTGGCCTGGTGGGAGGCAAATCATTACACATCTACTTGCCTTCCTTCAGAGGAAGGTGATTCTGAGGAAGAATTTGAGGAGGATGAGGCTGGGCTGAACATGGATTTAGATTACAAAGATGCAGACCTGAACTGTATCAAGTACGTCATGGGAGATGTCACCCACCCCAAAGCAGAAGAGGAGGATGCCATTATTGTCCACTGTCTAG ATGACTCCGGCCGCTGGGGAAGGGGTGGTTTATTTACAGCTCTGGAGGCTCGTTCTGATCAGCCAAGGAAAATATATGAGATGGCAGGAAAGATGAAAG ACCTGGAGTTAGGAGGAACCCTGTTATTCCCCATTGATGACAAAAAGTCCAGGAAAAAAGGACAAGACTTG CTGGCCTTGATTGTAGCTCAGCACCGGGATCGGTCCAACAACTTGTCTGGCATTAAGCTGTCTGCTTTGGAAAAGGGCCTGAAGAAGATTTATTTAGCAGCCAAGAAAAGGAATG CAACAGTGCATCTTCCACGTATTGGGTATGCAACAAAAGGTTTCAACTGGTATGGTACCGAGCGGCTCATCCAAAAATATTTGGCAACACGGGGTATCCCCACTTTCAT ATACTACTTCCCTAGGAATAAAGGCTTTTCCTCGGCTTCACAACCATATTCATCTTCCATGACAGTCTCAAAGCCATGa